A window from Rana temporaria chromosome 8, aRanTem1.1, whole genome shotgun sequence encodes these proteins:
- the LOC120909636 gene encoding oocyte zinc finger protein XlCOF6.1-like isoform X3, producing the protein MEKPSKDRLTLSPGCKMEDEDITGDCGGEKTMSSTMDGGLHSVARPWNPSDSEQPRTVRGGAGIQGEEKSSCAEPEESRNHAGEKLYSCPECGKCIQQKSELIIHQRSHTGERPYSCPECGQCYPRKSTLVRHLKIHTGEKPYSCSECEKSFALKYRLDEHLTTHFDGTLYSCSECGKCYRQMKKLSEHQKSHTGERPYSCSECGKCFPQKSVLVKHQKFHTAERPHSCSECGKCFQWKADLVKHEKTHTGERPYSCPECGQCFSLKSTLDRHLKTHTGEKPFPCPECGQCFPAKSALVRHLKTHTGVKPYSCPECGKGFSEKSYLHRHFRIHTGEKPYSCSECGKCFSLKSNLHNHMRVHTSKKT; encoded by the coding sequence atggagaaaccctcaaaggatcgtctcactttatctccaggttgtaaaatggaagatgaggacatcacaggagaTTGTGGAGGAGAAAAGACAATGAGCTCCACTATGGATGGAGGACTTCACAGTGTGGCTAGACCATGGAATCCCTCCGACTCTGAGCAACCTCGTACTGTGAGGGGTGGGGCCGGGATTCAGGGGGAGGAGAAATCTTCCTGTGCTGAACCTGAGGAAAGTAGAAATCATGCCGGTGAGAAgctgtattcctgccctgagtgtgggaaatgtattCAACAGAAATCAGAACTTATCatccatcagagatctcacacgggggagaggccgtattcctgtcctgagtgtgggcaGTGTTATCCACGGAAATCAACACTTGTCCGACATCTAAAAATCcatacgggggagaagccgtattcctgctctGAGTGCGAGAAAAGTTTTGCACTGAAGTACCGTCTTGACGAGCATCTTACAACTCACTTTGACGGGACTCTGTAttcctgctctgagtgcgggaaatgttatagACAGATGAAAAAACTGTCCGAACATCAAAAATCACACACAGGGGAGAGACCATAttcctgctctgagtgcgggaaatgttttccacAGAAATCAGTTCTTGTCAAACATCAAAAATTCCACACAGCGGAGAGACCACATTCttgctctgagtgcgggaaatgttttcaaTGGAAAGCAGATCTTGTCAAACATGAAAAAACCCACACAGGAGAGAGAccctattcctgtcctgagtgcgggcaGTGTTTTTCGCTGAAATCAACACTTGACCGACATCTAAAAacccacacgggggagaagccgtttccctgtcctgagtgcgggcaGTGTTTTCCGGCGAAATCCGCACTGGTCCGACATCTAAAAACCCACACGGGggtgaagccgtattcctgtcctgagtgcgggaaaggtttttcAGAAAAGTCCTATCTTCACAGACATTTTAggattcacacgggtgagaagccgtattcctgctccgagtgcgggaaatgtttttcactgaagTCTAATCTTCACAATCATATGAGAGTTCACACAAGCAAGAAGACTTGA
- the LOC120909645 gene encoding gastrula zinc finger protein XlCGF17.1-like, producing MEKPSKDRLTLSPGCIMEDEDITGDCGGEKTMSSTMDGGLHSVDRPWNPSHSEQPRTVRGGAGIQGKAKFSCPECAENFSSELRLSAHRRSHMEEKPYSCSECGKCFLEKSELVIHYKSHAGEKLYPCPECRKCFSDKANLIKHQRLHIVEKRYSCTECEKCFSQKSDLNIHQISHLRKKLFSCSECGKCYTRKTDLFRHQRIHTGEKPYSCPECGKCFSQKANLIIHQRSHTGEKPYSCSECGKSFSHKSALTVHQACHTGEKQFCCPECGKCFSHNTSLSRHKRLHTVEKLYACPKCEKCFSQKSGLTRHLRTHTTLEVN from the coding sequence atggagaaaccctcaaaggatcgtctcactttatctccaggttgtataatggaagatgaggacatcacaggagaTTGTGGAGGAGAAAAGACAATGAGCTCCACTATGGATGGAGGACTTCACAGTGTGGATAGACCATGGAACCCCTCCCACTCTGAGCAACCTCGTACTGTGAGGGGCGGTGCCGGGATTCAGGGGAAGGCGAAattttcctgtcctgaatgtGCGGAAAATTTTAGCTCCGAATTAAGGCTTTCTGCACATCGGAGATCCCACATGGAGGAAAAGccttattcctgttctgagtgcggaaaatgttttcttGAAAAGTCAGAACTTGTCATACATTACAAATCTCACGCAGGGGAGAAGCTCTACCCCtgccctgagtgcaggaaatgtttttcagataaggccAATCTTATcaaacatcagagattgcacattgTTGAGAAGCGATATTCCTGCACTGAGTGTGAGAAATGTTTTTCGCAGAAGTCCGATCTTAATATACATCAGATATCCCACTTGAGGAAAAAGCTGTTTTCCtgctctgagtgtgggaaatgttacaCACGGAAAACAGATCTTTTTAGACATCAAAGAatccacacaggtgagaagccgtattcctgccccgaGTGCGGTAAATGTTTTTCCCAGAAGGCCAACCTTATCATCCATCAAaggtctcacacgggtgagaagccgtattcatgttcagagtgtgggaaaagtTTTTCACATAAGTCCGCTCTTACTGTACATCAGGCAtgccacacgggggaaaagcagTTTTGCtgtcccgagtgcgggaaatgcttttcaCATAACACCAGTCTTTCTAGACATAAGAGACTGCACACAGTTGAGAAGCTGTATGCCTGCCCCAagtgcgagaaatgtttttcacagaagtctggcCTTACCAGACATCTGAgaacccacacaaccctcgaggtgaattag